AACACCTAAGTAAGAAAAAAACCGATCTGAATGATTTAGCATTGTGGGCACCCAAAGGTTTGCCTTACCTAGGCACACCTGTTGCGCCGCTACAAACCGGCAAAAACTACCAACCCGGCGATCTGGTTACTCACGAAGACCAAATATGGGAAGCTGTCCGTCAACATATTTGTAGTAACGGGGCGCAGTTAAAAGATGCCAATTTTTGGCTAAACCGCGGCACCGGCCAACTGCAGTATCCTACCGGTAACGACCAGATTGATTTTAGCAATGGCAATTACCTGGTTACTTTACCGGAACCCGTTAATCAGGCCGAAATCAGTATTCTGGGTTTTAACTACCATCCGGAAAACCCGGCCTACGATGTGCCCGTCAGTTTGCCGCAAACGCAGCATTTTAGTCAGCCGGTAAGCCAAGTAAACGTTCAATTAAATCAACTGCCAGCCGGTAAATACCAGATTGTGGTAAATAAAGAAACCGTGCCGGTTTACTACGATCCTAATTTGCCTAACGGGAAAGTTTTAGGTGTAATCGAAATTTTTAATTTTTTACCCGGCGATAATCCATACGCTTTGCTCACCGACGAAGAAAAATTTAAAATCCCGGCTTACAGCATCTTCTTCCCGACGCGCCGCGTTTTATGGAAATACATCCGGAAAGACGACCGTGCCCAAACTATTACGGATACCGGCCACAACCAATATCAGTTTGATTTAACCGGCGATGCGTTTATATCTACCGTTCCCATTCCTTTATCGGAAGGGGTAATTAAAACCCTGAAGCTAGAATTTAATACCTCTGATTTTAAGCTAGCGCCTTTGCCTAATCCCTCAGGGCAACGTTTTAGCAAATGCCACCGCGACGACTACGATTACATCTGCTCCGAAATGTATTTAAACTACTAAATTATTGCTAGAATGTATTTTAACTAGCTAATGGTAAATCAATAATTTTTAAATTTTAAAATTTCACGGATGAGCTACCTAAGAATTTAAAATAAAGATGTTTTCCTCTGCCGAAAAAACCGTAAAACCTGCCGCTGCTTTGCAACAGAAAGCTGCGGGCACCTCTTTCTTCCGGAAGGCAGGGGAGGAAGGTTTTTTCCAAAAGGAACCGGCTCAACAAGAAAATACGCGCTTTTTTCATCCATCGGTGCAGGCCAAGTTAACGGTAAGCCGTCCGGATGACCCACAGGAAAAAGAAGCCGATGCGGTAGCCGACCAAGTAATGCGCCTACCCGAACCCGTAGCAAGTACTTTGAACAACCCGGAGAAAAAAGAAGAAAAACCTTCCCGGAAAGAAGCCCGGGAAGTACAGGCCAAATCAGAAACTTTACCTATTCCGGCCAAAGAAGAACCTGAACAAAAACTGGCCGCCAAGTTAGCTTCTCCGGTACAGGTTTTAGCCCGGCAAGTGGCTAATCAACAAGAAACTTTAGGTACGAAAAGCGATACCGTACCAATCTTACGCCGAAAGTCTCAATCCCTTTTTGCAAGTAATATTCTGCCACGAAATGGCCGCGGCTCCCCACCCATAGCAACTAATTTTGAACAAACTTTAGCGGCTTCTAAAGGAGGTGGCAGCGCTTTACCCGATGCTACCCGGCAATTTATGGAAAGCCGGTTTAACGCCGATTTTAGCAGCGTGCGCATTCATACCGGTCCTACGGCCGAAAACCTGAGCAGCATCATCCAAGCGCAAGCTTTTGCGAATGGGCCTGATATTTACTTTAACCAGGGTAAGTTTTCGCCGGATTCAACTTCCGGGCGCACCTTACTGGCCCACGAACTCACTCATACCATTCAGCAGGGGGCGAGCAAAGCCAACGTGTCCGCGCAAAAAATAAACTCTAATCCGGCTACTACTAAGCTGTCCAGGTCGGTATTGGGGCAAACTGCCGGGGAATCTTCTTATCAAACCAGAAGTACTCCTGAGCCCAGTACCGGAAATCAGCATTTTAAAATAAACCGGTTACCCAAAATCAATTGGATAAACGCGGATTCGCCGAACTCCAAAGCCTCGGTTCGGCAAACGCCATTAAGTAGCTGGCAAATAAACCCGCGAGGTAAGTTGCAGGTAGCCCCAAGTAAATCTGTTTTGGAATTACAGCATTTTCCGGAAGCTCAGGCGAAAACCGCACCACCTGTAAAAGCTGATTTTTTAAAAAATTCAATTTCCAGCCTACCCAAAAAAGCCGCGTCAGAACCACTATCCCCGGTAGAGGTAGATCGGTCAGTTGCCACAGGAGGTAAACCCATTTTACCAAGCACTGCCGTGCAATCCGGTAACACAATTGTTGCTCGTACTAGCGTACCCTTATCTTCTGGGCCGGCTAGTAACATAAGTTTACGGGCGCCTCCCGTAAGTTTAGTAAGCAGCTCTACTAAAGCAAAATCGGTGCAACGCGCCCTCTACGATGGCGCTTTAGCGCGGGTCAGTGAATTTTTAACTGATTTGCCCGGACTCGCTGATTTGGCCGATCCGAAGGGTTGGTTGTTGGGTAAGGTGCGCCAGTTTGCTTCGTATATTCCGGGTTACCGGGCGTTGGGCGTTATTCTGGGGCACGATCCCATTACGGGTCAAGAAATTCCGCGCAACGGACGCAACTTCCTGGAAGCCGGATTAGATATTATTCCGGGCGGAAACCTCTTAAAACAAAAATTAGAAGAACTGGGCATTCTGGAGCGGGCCGCCGCCTGGATTGATACCCAAATTGATACGGTTAAAGGCATCGTAGGGGGTGTCCGGGCAGAGTTTACGAATGCCTGGAATGCCATTGACGCCGGCAGCATTCTGGATGGCCCCATGGCCATCGTCCGGAACCTGGGTACTATTCTCGAAAGAGCCTTAAACAACATTATTGATTTTGCCCGCCGGGCCGCCGCCGAGTTGCTCGCCATTATTAAAAAATTCCTGCTCACGCACGTAGTCGGCTTTATTAAAGAACACACCAATGCTTATGAGCTGCTAAAGGTTATTCTGGGCCACGACCCCGTTACCGAAGAACCGGTAGCGCGCAACGGTACCAATATTTTAAATGCTTTATTGGAAATGGGCGGCGATGCCGGCCGGGAGCAGCGCAAGCAAATGCAGGAAACCGGTACTTTCCCGAAAGCTGTTGCCTGGATCGATCGCGGTATAGCGGTGTTTGGTAATTTATACGCTACCATCCGGAGCAATTTTGGCCAGATCTGGAATGTGGTTTCTATTGAGAGTTTGCTACATCCGGTAGCTACTTTTAACCGCATTTACGCCACCTTTGCCGCCCCGGTAAAACAGGTGCTGGATTTTGGGCGCGAAGCCCTGACCGCTATTCTGGGCTTTATTAAAGAAGCTTTAATGGTTCGCCTGAGTGCCTGGGCTAAAACCGTGAAGGGGTATAGCTTAGTAACCGTTATTATCGGCAAAGATCCGTTTACTAACCAGGTTGTGCCCCGCACCGTCGAAAACCTGATTCAGGGCTTTATGAGTTTGATGGACGGTGGCGAAGAACAGTTTCATCAAATGAAACAAACGGGCGCCATTGCCCGCGCCGAACAACGCGTACAAGCGGCCGTGAACCGCTTGAACATGACCCCGCAGTACGTCTTGCAGTTGTTCATCCAAATCTGGAATTCGTTTAGTTTTGCCGATCTGGCAAATCCGATTGCGGCTTTTCAGCGCATCATGGCCCGCTTTGGCGAACCAATTGGCCGCCTGATAGCCTTTGTGGTAGAAATTATCCGGATTGTAATTGATATTCTGCTGCAGGTCATGCAGTTCCCAACTGATCTTATCCAGAACATTGTGGCCAAAGCCATGCAGGCCATCGAGATGATTAAACGCGACCCGATCGGATTTTTAAAAAATTTGCTGCGCGCCATTAAAGAAGGTTTTTTGCAGTTCTTCGGCAACATTTTAACGCACCTCTGGAACGGCTTAAAAACCTGGTTCCTCTCGGAAGTGCAGGCCGCGGGCATTCCCATCCCGACCGATTTTACTGCAATGGGCATTATTAAATGGCTATTAGCCGTGCTGGACATTACCCGGGAAAAAATCTGGAAAAAGCTGGAAGAAAAGATTGGCAAAGAAAAAGTAAATAAAATCCGCCGCTTTATTGATAAAGCCGAGCAGGTAGCCAATGCCGCCGGCGAGGCTTACGAATTTGTGCAGGATGTGCGTAAACGGGGCTTTATGGTGGTTATCGTGGAAAAAATCAAAGAAAAGCTAACCAACGTGTGGGATCTGGTGCTCGACTCAGTGAAAAGCTTTGTTATGGATCAGATTATCAACAAGGCCATGCAAAAAGTACTCAGTATGCTGGACCCTACCGGTATTATGGCGGTTATCAACAGTGCCATTGCCTTGTACAGAGCCATTCAGAGCTTTATCCGGTACCTGCGGCAAATGCTGGAAATTGTTAACTCTTTTGTGGAGGGTACTTTAGAAATTGCCAAAGGCGCCACCAAAAAAGCCGCCAACTTCCTCGAAAACGCGCTGGGTCGTGGGGTGCCCATTGTAATTGGCTTCCTAGCTAACCAAATCGGCTTAAACTTAAGGGGCCGCCTGCGCGATGCCTTAACCACCGTGCGCCAAAAAGTAGATACCGGCTTAACCTGGCTGATTGATAAGTTGGTGACGATTGTGGAGAAGGTAATTTATATGGTGATGGGCGGAGATGCTAAACTTAAATCTGATGAACGCACTAATGAACAAAAGCTAAAAGATTTAGAAGGTGCCGTGAAAGAAAGTAATTCCTTGTTAGGTGAGAGGATTTTAGATAAAAGAATTAGAGATAATCGACTTCAATCTATCAAAAATAAATTTCGTTTAAAAGACCTTAAGTATGTAGTAGATGAACAAAAAGATAAAGGTGAAACAGTACACGTATATGCAGAGATTAATCCTGTAATTAATGGACAAAGGATGGAGATTGATTATGATCTGGTAGAAAGAGAACTAGAGTGGCCACCTTTGGTTTTAAGCTGGCATGAAGGTCGGGGCGGACATACCATAGAAAAACATACTGATCCCATAATCCCAGGGATTACACCAGCTACCCACTCAAAGGAACAAATGAATGAGATATATGCAACATCTAGGATATGGAATGAAAATACCGAAGATGCCCGTTCGGCCTGGAACGATCAACAAACTGCTATTACTACGATATCCAACGTTATTACTTCCAATAGAACTAATATTATTAAATGGCTAGTGTATAATGATCCGGATAATGAAAAAAATAGATTTAATTATCGAGGCAATCGGGCAAATGTTTTAGGAACTGGATTGATTAAAATAGATAACATCATTCATAAAGATGATGTTTGGCATGCCAGAATTATCTTAAAAAGATTAATTATTAATGGTAAGAAAAGCTTTTTCATCTTAACAGCTTACCCAGAATAAGTTGATTTTAAAATCAAAATAATGTTTACAACCGCTGAAAAAACCGTGAAACCCACAGCTGTTTTGCCACAAAAAGCTGCGGACACCTCCTTCTTCCGGAAGGCAGGTGATGAAGGTTTTTTCCGAAAGGAGGTGGCTAAACAAGAAAATGCGCGTTTTCTTCACCCTCCGGTGCAGGCCAAGTTAACAGTAAATAATCCGGATGAGCCGCAGAAAAAAGAAGAAAAACTTTCCCGCTTAAAAGAAGAAATAATACCAAAAAAAACTAATTCCCCGGAAGTAGCTGCTAATTTTAAGCAAAATTTAAAATTAGCAGCTATGTTATCGGCTTCGGTGCAAAGGCTGGCCCGGCAATCTGGGCGGGAGCAGGAAAGCTTGGGTAGTAAGTCCGATATACCTTCCTTTCTTTCCCGGGTTCCGCAACAGGCACATGCTCCTGCTGCACCCTTAGGTATTACCCATTTATTTCGAACATTAGGCGGTATGCCTTTACCCGCGGAAGCGCAGGAATTTTTTCAGGATTCGTACAGAGCTGATGTCAGTACTATCCAGGTACATGCCGATGCGGAAGCCGCGGCTATTTGTCGGGAGAAACAGGCAGTCGCTTTTACCCAAGGGAATCACCTTTACTTTGTACCGGAGAAATATGCGCCCGGAACCGAGGCAGGAAGCCAATTACTCGCTCAACAAGTTGCCGGATCTTTAAAACAATTGGGCATTCCAACTCCGGGTTTAATGAACCAGATTACGGCCAGTTGCCAGGTAGATAACTCCGTTACCGCACCAAATAAAACTACTCCACCCGAAGAGAAAACCTTGCCTTCCGCTTTAGATAAAAAGAAAACCGGAAATCTGGCGGCCGCTAAATCCGGGTCTAAAAAAGAAAAAAGTGCTGCGTTCCGGAAAAATAAGAAAAAACCTATTTCGGATGGCCCGGCTTTTAAAGCAGTAAAGCAAAATTTTAAAAAATCGCCCGCGCAACCCGGTGAAGATCCGGCATTTTTAAAAATAGTAGGTAAAGTTAAAGCCACCGCCAAAACCCAGAAGCAACACGAGGATGCCGGAGTTAAAGCCACAGATGCCCAAAAAGCCGCACCGGCAGTAGCAAACGAGGCGGAAAGCAAAGCACAAAAAAGAAAAACTGATGGTCTGGATGAAGCTGGAAAAATAGATAAAGCTTTTAACGAGGATGCTTTTAAAACAGAATTATTTAAAAAAATAGAGGAAATTACCCCTCAAACGCTGCAAGAGGCAACCGAATTTAAAGAAAACAACCGCATCGGGGAAGTAAAAAAGGCGATGGGCAAAAAAGTAGCTCAGGAAAAACAAAGTACTACCGCTCCGGTTGCGCAGGCAAGCGCCCAACCTTTAAAAATAAACGAGGAAGATCATAAAAAAACAGCGCCTTTGCCGCCCACACCCCAAGGCGCTGTTCCGGCAATGTTGGGTGCCCGGGAAGCGGCCCCTAAACCTAAATTAGCCCCGGAAATTTCGTTACAGGAGCAAAGCAAATCCCTGGACGAAGAAATAAAAGCGCACCAGGTAACCGAAGAGCAATTAATAACCAGCAACGAACCTGATTTTACAACCGCCTTGCAGGAAAAAAGAAAAGCCCAGCAAGATGCCATCGAAAAACCGCAACAATACCGCAAGCAGGAGGCATTATTAATCAACCAGGCACAAGCATCGGTGCAGCAGGATGCTGCGCAGGCTGTAACGGGCATGCACGCCAACCGGGGTAAAAACTTTACAGCCGTAGTACAGCAACAACAAACCACCAAGCAAAAAGACCAGGACCGCCGGGCTGCAGTAACTCAGGAAATCCAGGCAAAATACATTCTTGCCGAAAACAAGGTGAAAAAAGCGTTGGAAGAAGCAGAAACAGAATCGAACCAGCTTTTTGACGAAGGGGCGGAAGCCGCCCGGCAAGAATTTGAAAATACCGTGGCCGAAAAAATGCGGGCCTACAAAAAACGGCGTTACTCTGGTTTTTGGGGCAAGCTGCGCTGGGGCAAAGATAAACTGTTTGGCATGTCCGAAGAAGTAAATGCTTTTTACACGCAAGGCCGGCAATTATACCTGAATAAAATGGACCAGGTAATTACCCGGGTAGCCAACACGGTTACTACCAAACTAAACCAAGCCAAGCAAGCCATCGCCGAGGGTAAAAAAGCCATTGATGATTACGTGGCGCAATTGCCCCGGGATTTAGCTGCAGTTTGCAAAGAAGCCGCCGCTACTATTCAGGATAGGTTTGATGCCCTGGAACAAAGTGTAAACGATAAGCGCGACGCGTTAATTGAAGGCTTCGCCCGGAAATACGTAAATAATGTTAAAAAACTCGACGACCGCATTACCGAAATGAAAGAAGCCAACCAAGGCCTGATTGACAAAGCCATTGGTTTCCTGAAAAAAGTATGGCAAATAATTAAAGACTTAACCAATCTGTTTACCACCATTTTTGCCAAACTTGCTTCCATCATCGACATCGTGCTGAGTAATCCGGGTAAATTTTTCGCTAACCTGGGCAAAGCCTTTAGTCTGGGATTTGATAATTTTAAAAAGAACTTTTTAGGCTACCTCGAACAAGGTTTAATGGATTGGCTTAAAACAAATCTTGGCATCAATGGCCTGGAATTACCCCAGAAATTTGAGCCATCGGCGATATTTAGTTTGGCCTTGCAGGTTATGAGCATTACCAAAGCGCACATTCGCGAAAGGGCCGTGGCTTTGCTGGGCGAAAAAAAAGTAGCGCTACTGGAAGCTGGCGGTGGATTATTAGTCCGGATTTACAACGAAGGTTTTGGGGTACTCTGGGACATTATCTCGGAAAAACTTAGCGATTTTAAGGAAATAGTATGGGAAACGATTAAATCTTATCTGCAAACCCGGGTTATCGAGGCTGCTCTCACTTTTCTGCTGAGTATGCTTAATCCGGTCGGGGCGTTTGTAAAAGTTTGTATCGCTATTTACGATTTTTTAATGCTGTTGGTCCGGTTTAAAGACCGCATTATGGACTTGCTGGATACTATTTTAAATGCTGTTACCAACCTTGCATCGGGAGCGGTTGACGGGGCTGCCAAAGCCATTGAAGGAGCCTTTGCTAAATCGATTCCGGTAATTATTGGTTTTCTGGCGGCACTGTTGCGTTTAAATAATATTGCCGCCAAAATCCGGGATATTATTACGCGAGTAAAAACCCGGGTCGAAAAAGCCATCGACTGGGGACTTTTAAAAGCCGTGAGTGTAGTTAAAGGCGTGGGCGGAGCCGTGAAGTCAGGCGTGAAAAATTTAATGGGCTGGTTAAGCCGCAAAAAAACATTTGCCAGCGGCTCCGCTTCTCATACCATTTACTTTGCCGGTAACCCTGATAATCCGGAGTTAATGATTGCCACCACCCCTAAAACTTTTGAAGAAACCGTAGCCAATCGTCGGGCCGAAATTAGTAATGATGAAGCAATGGATAAGGGGCAGAAAAGAAATTATCGTAGAAAACTAACGGAGGCCGAGAAAACTTATAAGGCCATGAACGTTTTGAAAACAAATTTGCAACAGGCAACGGATGAACAAGAGAAATCTGGGCTGCAGCGGGATATTTTCGGGTTAGTAGATAAAATTATAGAAACGTTCGGGGAAGTGGGTGTAACGGAACACGATGTAAAACGCGAAGTACTAACGGCGCCGGTGCAGGTCGGTGATTTTGTAAAACAAGGCAGCAAAGAGTACGAAATTATAGCCCTGAACAATGCCGAACAAAGAGTAAAAGCTACCTACCTGGGTGAGAAAGGCGGCACGGCCAACTTTTTATACCTCGATTATGGCAAAACGTACAGCAAAATTCCGCAGCCTTCACAAATGCCCCTGGACAATAACTTCCTGCAATTAAACGCGCAATCTGCCTGGGATTCTTACGCTATAGCTAACAAAGTGCTGAATTACCGGAGAAGCGGATTTCAACTGAACAACGATGCTGCTTACCAATGGGAACATACCGTAGAGCACAGTACCTTACGGAGCGGCATTTTCTCGTCGCAGCAAGTTAACTCCGAGAAGAATTTAGCCTGGGCGCCTACTGCCATCAACCAGAACGTTGGCCGGATTTTCGGTACCTACGACCGCAGTCAACTGGATTTTCTGCCGGCTCATTTAAAATCAAAACTCAGCCGGCCCAATGCCGAAGGAGTGAACGAGCTGATCAGCATCCGGGAGTACTTGTTGCAGAGCCGCAATTTTGCGGAACACGAAGAATTTAAAAAAGCTTATTACCGCACAAAAGGTGTTTCGGTAAAACCTGGTACGCCACACGGCCGGGGCTATTATCAGGTATTGAGTTAAATAAATTTTTAAAAATTTAAATTTTTAGATAGCTCGATTTTGAACCTACCCGCTAATATTAAATATTAAAAAAATTTAAATACTGCCTTGATTAGAAAGAGAAAAATAGAGGAATAAGAACAAACATGGATCGTTATGAAACTAACTTATGCCCGCCGCTACCGTCGGCCGGTTTCCCGAGCCTGGGATTCGGCCAAAAAAGATCATCAACCAGAGCCTGCTTTTTTTGCGGGTCCTTCTCCGGTAAGTTTTTTTAAGCCCAATTCATCCATCCAACGTAAGTGCGCCACTTGCGAAGCCGAGGATAAAAAAGTAAGCCGCCAAACCGACTTAAAAGAAGAGAAAAAGCTGCAGAAAATGCCCCAGCAGAAAGAAGAAGAAAAGAAATTACAGAAGATGTCCGCAGATCCGGAGGAAAAGAATTTACAAAAACAGGAAAAAAAAGAAGAAAAGCATTTGGCTACAAAAAGCGATATTCCGGAAGAGAAAAAGATAGATAAAAAAGAAAATAAAAGTAGCCCGGGTGTTCTGGCTCGCACCCATGATTTTGTAAATTCTTTAACCGGCAAGGGCAACGCTTTGTCTCCGGTAACCTTAAAATTTTTTGCCCACCGCATGGGCTTCGATTTTAGCCCCGTAAGAGTACATACTAATCTCGAAGCGGAGCAATCGGCGCGCGAGCTGAACGCCAAAGCCTATGCCGTGGATCACCACCTGGTATTTAATCAAGGGCAGTACAATCCTGATTCCGTAGCCGGAAAAAAACTGCTGGCCCACGAACTAACCCACGTAGTGCAACACAATAAAAATGTAAAACCCATTAGCCAGCCAGATGAAAAAGTTTTAAACCGTGCGGTTAAAAGCCAAACCGTTACCATTAGCGGCCAAGCCTATCATAACCAAAATAAAGTAGCCTATGGTTGCGAAGGAGTAGCGGTGGAAGG
The sequence above is a segment of the Adhaeribacter swui genome. Coding sequences within it:
- a CDS encoding eCIS core domain-containing protein, with product MFSSAEKTVKPAAALQQKAAGTSFFRKAGEEGFFQKEPAQQENTRFFHPSVQAKLTVSRPDDPQEKEADAVADQVMRLPEPVASTLNNPEKKEEKPSRKEAREVQAKSETLPIPAKEEPEQKLAAKLASPVQVLARQVANQQETLGTKSDTVPILRRKSQSLFASNILPRNGRGSPPIATNFEQTLAASKGGGSALPDATRQFMESRFNADFSSVRIHTGPTAENLSSIIQAQAFANGPDIYFNQGKFSPDSTSGRTLLAHELTHTIQQGASKANVSAQKINSNPATTKLSRSVLGQTAGESSYQTRSTPEPSTGNQHFKINRLPKINWINADSPNSKASVRQTPLSSWQINPRGKLQVAPSKSVLELQHFPEAQAKTAPPVKADFLKNSISSLPKKAASEPLSPVEVDRSVATGGKPILPSTAVQSGNTIVARTSVPLSSGPASNISLRAPPVSLVSSSTKAKSVQRALYDGALARVSEFLTDLPGLADLADPKGWLLGKVRQFASYIPGYRALGVILGHDPITGQEIPRNGRNFLEAGLDIIPGGNLLKQKLEELGILERAAAWIDTQIDTVKGIVGGVRAEFTNAWNAIDAGSILDGPMAIVRNLGTILERALNNIIDFARRAAAELLAIIKKFLLTHVVGFIKEHTNAYELLKVILGHDPVTEEPVARNGTNILNALLEMGGDAGREQRKQMQETGTFPKAVAWIDRGIAVFGNLYATIRSNFGQIWNVVSIESLLHPVATFNRIYATFAAPVKQVLDFGREALTAILGFIKEALMVRLSAWAKTVKGYSLVTVIIGKDPFTNQVVPRTVENLIQGFMSLMDGGEEQFHQMKQTGAIARAEQRVQAAVNRLNMTPQYVLQLFIQIWNSFSFADLANPIAAFQRIMARFGEPIGRLIAFVVEIIRIVIDILLQVMQFPTDLIQNIVAKAMQAIEMIKRDPIGFLKNLLRAIKEGFLQFFGNILTHLWNGLKTWFLSEVQAAGIPIPTDFTAMGIIKWLLAVLDITREKIWKKLEEKIGKEKVNKIRRFIDKAEQVANAAGEAYEFVQDVRKRGFMVVIVEKIKEKLTNVWDLVLDSVKSFVMDQIINKAMQKVLSMLDPTGIMAVINSAIALYRAIQSFIRYLRQMLEIVNSFVEGTLEIAKGATKKAANFLENALGRGVPIVIGFLANQIGLNLRGRLRDALTTVRQKVDTGLTWLIDKLVTIVEKVIYMVMGGDAKLKSDERTNEQKLKDLEGAVKESNSLLGERILDKRIRDNRLQSIKNKFRLKDLKYVVDEQKDKGETVHVYAEINPVINGQRMEIDYDLVERELEWPPLVLSWHEGRGGHTIEKHTDPIIPGITPATHSKEQMNEIYATSRIWNENTEDARSAWNDQQTAITTISNVITSNRTNIIKWLVYNDPDNEKNRFNYRGNRANVLGTGLIKIDNIIHKDDVWHARIILKRLIINGKKSFFILTAYPE
- a CDS encoding eCIS core domain-containing protein yields the protein MFTTAEKTVKPTAVLPQKAADTSFFRKAGDEGFFRKEVAKQENARFLHPPVQAKLTVNNPDEPQKKEEKLSRLKEEIIPKKTNSPEVAANFKQNLKLAAMLSASVQRLARQSGREQESLGSKSDIPSFLSRVPQQAHAPAAPLGITHLFRTLGGMPLPAEAQEFFQDSYRADVSTIQVHADAEAAAICREKQAVAFTQGNHLYFVPEKYAPGTEAGSQLLAQQVAGSLKQLGIPTPGLMNQITASCQVDNSVTAPNKTTPPEEKTLPSALDKKKTGNLAAAKSGSKKEKSAAFRKNKKKPISDGPAFKAVKQNFKKSPAQPGEDPAFLKIVGKVKATAKTQKQHEDAGVKATDAQKAAPAVANEAESKAQKRKTDGLDEAGKIDKAFNEDAFKTELFKKIEEITPQTLQEATEFKENNRIGEVKKAMGKKVAQEKQSTTAPVAQASAQPLKINEEDHKKTAPLPPTPQGAVPAMLGAREAAPKPKLAPEISLQEQSKSLDEEIKAHQVTEEQLITSNEPDFTTALQEKRKAQQDAIEKPQQYRKQEALLINQAQASVQQDAAQAVTGMHANRGKNFTAVVQQQQTTKQKDQDRRAAVTQEIQAKYILAENKVKKALEEAETESNQLFDEGAEAARQEFENTVAEKMRAYKKRRYSGFWGKLRWGKDKLFGMSEEVNAFYTQGRQLYLNKMDQVITRVANTVTTKLNQAKQAIAEGKKAIDDYVAQLPRDLAAVCKEAAATIQDRFDALEQSVNDKRDALIEGFARKYVNNVKKLDDRITEMKEANQGLIDKAIGFLKKVWQIIKDLTNLFTTIFAKLASIIDIVLSNPGKFFANLGKAFSLGFDNFKKNFLGYLEQGLMDWLKTNLGINGLELPQKFEPSAIFSLALQVMSITKAHIRERAVALLGEKKVALLEAGGGLLVRIYNEGFGVLWDIISEKLSDFKEIVWETIKSYLQTRVIEAALTFLLSMLNPVGAFVKVCIAIYDFLMLLVRFKDRIMDLLDTILNAVTNLASGAVDGAAKAIEGAFAKSIPVIIGFLAALLRLNNIAAKIRDIITRVKTRVEKAIDWGLLKAVSVVKGVGGAVKSGVKNLMGWLSRKKTFASGSASHTIYFAGNPDNPELMIATTPKTFEETVANRRAEISNDEAMDKGQKRNYRRKLTEAEKTYKAMNVLKTNLQQATDEQEKSGLQRDIFGLVDKIIETFGEVGVTEHDVKREVLTAPVQVGDFVKQGSKEYEIIALNNAEQRVKATYLGEKGGTANFLYLDYGKTYSKIPQPSQMPLDNNFLQLNAQSAWDSYAIANKVLNYRRSGFQLNNDAAYQWEHTVEHSTLRSGIFSSQQVNSEKNLAWAPTAINQNVGRIFGTYDRSQLDFLPAHLKSKLSRPNAEGVNELISIREYLLQSRNFAEHEEFKKAYYRTKGVSVKPGTPHGRGYYQVLS
- a CDS encoding eCIS core domain-containing protein, translating into MKLTYARRYRRPVSRAWDSAKKDHQPEPAFFAGPSPVSFFKPNSSIQRKCATCEAEDKKVSRQTDLKEEKKLQKMPQQKEEEKKLQKMSADPEEKNLQKQEKKEEKHLATKSDIPEEKKIDKKENKSSPGVLARTHDFVNSLTGKGNALSPVTLKFFAHRMGFDFSPVRVHTNLEAEQSARELNAKAYAVDHHLVFNQGQYNPDSVAGKKLLAHELTHVVQHNKNVKPISQPDEKVLNRAVKSQTVTISGQAYHNQNKVAYGCEGVAVEGKTEANYTDSYTSTGTTTPSTKCEDCPDDCVAAKGTVISEFKANPVVTLPDVPENLSECESKAVTRFINTTLKNHEMQHVAAFKTYNGKINTPYKYLGCASGLDAHIQTIHENLNTKRREAANAKSDKLDPFNPTIPCNCDA